From the Carya illinoinensis cultivar Pawnee chromosome 4, C.illinoinensisPawnee_v1, whole genome shotgun sequence genome, one window contains:
- the LOC122308324 gene encoding oxygen-evolving enhancer protein 2, chloroplastic, which translates to MASTACFLHHHALTTPTRSSSSSSQRQVPSFKPTQLVCRAQKQEVHGDDTNAVSRRLALTVLIGAASLGSKVSPADAAYGEAANVFGKPKENTDFLPYNGDGFKLSIPAKWNPSKEVEFPGQVLRYEDNFDSNSNVGVMVTPTDKKSITDFGTPEEFLSKVDYLLGKQAYSGKTSSEGGFDNDAVATANILESATPVIGGKQYYFLSVLTRTADGDEGGKHQLITAAVKDGKLYICKAQAGDKRWFKGARKFVESTASSFSVA; encoded by the exons ATGGCCTCCACTGCATGTTTCCTGCACCACCATGCCCTCACCACTCCCACtagatcatcatcatcctcatcacAGCGCCAAGTGCCAAGCTTCAAGCCCACCCAGCTAGTCTGCCGGGCACAGAAGCAGGAGGTCCATGGAGACGATACCAACGCTGTCTCTCGCCGCTTGGCTCTCACAGTCCTAATTGGTGCTGCTTCCTTAGGATCCAAGGTTTCCCCTGCCGATGCAGCCTACGGTGAAGCTG CCAATGTATTCGGAAAGCCAAAGgaaaacacagatttcttgccATACAATGGAGATGGGTTCAAGCTGTCCATCCCCGCAAAGTGGAACCCCAGCAAAGAGGTAGAATTCCCAGGACAGGTGCTTAGATACGAGGATAACTTCGATTCCAACAGCAACGTTGGTGTTATGGTCACTCCAACAGACAAGAAAAGCATCACAGACTTTGGTACACCCGAAGAGTTTCTCTCCAAG GTGGATTACTTGCTCGGGAAACAAGCCTACTCCGGAAAAACTTCCTCGGAG GGTGGTTTTGACAATGATGCAGTGGCAACGGCAAACATATTGGAGAGTGCAACTCCGGTGATCGGAGGAAAACAATATTACTTCTTGTCTGTGTTGACAAGGACTGCTGATGGGGATGAAGGTGGGAAGCACCAACTCATTACTGCTGCTGTTAAAGATGGTAAGCTTTACATTTGCAAGGCACAAGCTGGAGACAAGAGGTGGTTTAAGGGAGCAAGAAAGTTTGTGGAAAGCACTGCTAGTTCTTTCAGTGTTGCCTAA